The Nocardia arthritidis genome has a window encoding:
- a CDS encoding DJ-1/PfpI family protein — protein MTTYGLLIFDNAEELDIVGPWEVFTASAAQRGDADTAVLIAEQPQPIRCAKGMRMIPDHTLDDHPPLDVVLVPGGAAARETLPQNKNVIDWLVQTSATAAWTTSVCTGAFLLRAAGLTHGRRVATHWAYEDRLEALGDHTVVRDARYVVDGNLLTSQGVSAGIDSALWLVGALHGRDHARAVRRVLQYEPAPPYLADEPLPTPR, from the coding sequence ATGACCACATACGGACTATTGATCTTCGACAACGCCGAGGAACTCGATATCGTCGGCCCGTGGGAGGTGTTCACCGCCTCGGCGGCACAGCGCGGCGACGCCGATACCGCCGTGCTGATAGCCGAACAGCCGCAACCGATTCGCTGCGCGAAGGGGATGCGAATGATTCCCGATCACACCCTCGACGACCACCCGCCCCTGGACGTGGTCCTGGTCCCCGGTGGCGCCGCGGCCCGGGAAACCTTGCCGCAGAACAAGAATGTCATCGACTGGCTGGTCCAGACCTCGGCCACCGCCGCTTGGACCACCTCGGTGTGCACCGGCGCATTCCTGCTCCGCGCGGCCGGTCTCACCCACGGTCGGCGCGTCGCCACCCACTGGGCCTACGAGGATCGGCTCGAAGCCCTCGGCGACCACACCGTCGTGCGCGACGCCCGCTACGTGGTCGACGGAAACCTGCTCACCAGCCAGGGCGTATCCGCGGGCATCGACAGCGCCCTGTGGCTGGTGGGAGCCCTGCACGGCCGCGACCACGCCCGCGCGGTCCGCCGCGTCCTCCAATACGAGCCCGCGCCGCCCTACCTCGCCGACGAACCACTGCCGACGCCCCGCTGA